The uncultured Dysgonomonas sp. genome contains the following window.
TGATGAGAAATATCCCTTGTCCCGAAGTTGCCACCCAAATATCTCCATTCCGGGTTTCTATCATACGGGTGATATGAGGTGAAACCAGGTTTCCTTCTTTGTACATTTTTATTCCCCTGAATGAATTCGTTGCCCAATCATATTTCATCAGGCCATTGATACACCCTACCCAGAAATTACCCGAGCTATCTTCGAATACGGTACGTACATAATTATTTTTCAGGGAGGTTGAATCTTCGGATGAATGCTTGTAGATATTGAACTTCATTCCGTCGAATTTATTCAATCCGTTTTCGGTCGCAATCCATACAAATCCTTTTTTATCCTGATATACCTGATTGATAAGACTGTTTGATAAGTCTTCGTCAGGAGAATAGAATCTGCCTATTTGTGAAAATATATAGGAATTTGCGACAAGGGAAAAAATACATATCAGAACAAATACTTTTAACCTCGTGTTCTTTGTTGTCATGGGTATCCAGATATTAGAAGCAGTATATATGCAAATATAAAAAAATAATAAGGAATATGTACTTTTCAAAAGCGAATGTAACGTAGAGAAAAGTATATGTTATAGTCGAAAAGCGGATGTTACACAGACAAAATTATATGATACACTTATTCTGTATAAAAAAAATAGATCTTTATATGTTTGTATTACATAAAATCTATGCGAATTGACAAATACAGGCCATACCTTAAATTCTAAATTATTTATATCTATGAAAACTTAAAACTTCCAGACTTGAATAAAAAGAAAATAACCTATTAATAATAGTAAATAATGAATCTTAATCATGAGAAATGCAAGAATTTTTAAGTCCTTGAGACTTTTATTTTTATTTTTTCTTATCCCCGCTTTGGCTTTTTCTCAAAACATATCCATAAATGGAGTTGTGAAAGACGCCTCTGGTGACGGATTACCGGGTGTTGCAATATCGGAAATAGGGACTTCTAACGGAACATTGACCGATATAGATGGAAAATTTACATTGACTGTTTCTTCCAAAGGAAAGATTAAAGTATCTATGATCGGTTTCCAAGCTCAGGAAATCAACGTATCAGGGAAAACATCTTTTAATATAGTATTGGAAGAAGATACAAAACTACTCGATGAAGTGGTAGTTGTCGGCTACGGACAAATGAAAAGAACTGACCTTACCGGCTCGGTAGTTTCGGTAAGTAGCGACGCGATATCAAAATCGGTGACCACATCTGTCGATCAGGTACTGCAAGGTAGAGCTGCCGGTGTACAGGTTACTCAAAATTCTGGGATGCCCGGAGGCGGTTCGTCAATTCGCATCCGTGGAACAAATTCTATAAACAGCTCCAATGAGCCTATTTTTGTTATCGACGGAGTTGTTATTGACGGTAATACTGATTCGGGATCGGAGAATGCATTATCTTCTATCAACCCGGCAGATATCCTATCAATGGACATATTGAAAGACGCCTCGGCTACTGCCATCTATGGCTCACGCGGAGCAAACGGGGTTATTATCATCACTACCAAAAGAGGTGAAAGCGGTACACCACGTATTACATATGATGGCTACGTAGGTATGCAGACAATGCCGAAGAAACTAGACTTATTGAATCTACAGGAATTTGCCTATCATAAGAATGAACGTACCCGGATAATGGGGCATCCTATGGACGATAGCTTCATCCGTCCCGACCTATTAGGTGAAGGTACTGACTGGCAGGATGAACTTTTCCGCACGGCAGTGATGCACAACCACAACCTGTCTGTTTCAGGTGGTACCAGTAAAATGACTTATGCTTTTGGCGCCGGTTATCTGAATCAGGAAGGTATCGCTTTAGGTTCGGGCTTTGAACGTTTCAGTCTGCGTGGAAATATAGACGCTGAAGTTAAAAGCTGGCTGAAAATGGGAGTAAACTTTGCTGTGAACAATTCAAAACAAAACATAACCGTATCTGATGATAATCTGATAAATATAGCATTACAGCAAACACCGAATGTTGCCGCCCGCAATCCTGACGGAAGCTACGGTGGGCCTGACACAGACGAGTTTGTACAAACCAATCCTGTCGGATTAGCCATGCTAAAAGACAACAGGAATGAAAAAAGCGGTTTCCGCAGCAATATATATGCAGAAGCAACAATCATAGATGGACTGACTCTGAAAACAGAATTCTCCAGCGATATAAACAATACCAACGTTTATAAATTCACTCCGTCTTACGAATTCGGTGCAATCAAGAATGAAGTAAGGGAGTCGGAACGCTCTAAATCATACAGCAAGTTCTGGGCATGGAGGAATATCGCTACATACAATAAAACAGTAGCAGAAAAACATGCGATAAACGTAATGCTAGGTCAGGAAATGCAGGAATCTAAATGGGACTACCTGTGGGGATATCGCAAAGGATTCATTACAAATAATGCAAATGACCTCGATGCCGGAGATGCAACTACTGCAAAAGCAAATAACAGTAGCGGTATCAATTCGCTTATGTCATATTTCGGCCGCGCATTCTATTCTTTCGACGACAGATATTTACTTACAGCCACATTAAGACGCGACGGTTCATCCCGATTTGCCGACGGCAACCGCTGGGGATGGTTCCCTTCTGCAGCATTGGCATGGAAAATTTCGAATGAAAGTTTCCTGAAAGAAAACAAAACGATCAACAATATGAAATTCCGTTTGGGATGGGGTAAAGTTGGTAATGAAAACATACAGAACTACGGATATACGTCTACGATGTCATCTGTAGCTACTATATGGGGTACCGGATTATTGAGTGGAAATACAGCCAATCCTGACTTGCAGTGGGAAACTACCAGCTCGGTGAATGTTGGATTCGACCTGAATCTATTCCGCAACCGAATAGAGCTGATCGTAGAATGGTACAACAAGGAAACTGACAACCTCCTTTTATTAATGCCACTGCCTGCATATGTCGGCACATCGGGGCAAGGCTCTACCACGCCACCATGGGTAAATATAGGATCTATCCGCAACAGAGGGTTCGAGGTTACATTAAACACATTCAATATCGACAAAAAGGATTTCTCATGGAAATCTAATTTCGTTTTTTCTTCCAACCGCAACAAAGTCCTGTCCCTAGATATGGAAAGCAGTATCGTAGATGCTACAATGTCACGCGGCTCGGAAACATCCATTATCACACGTACGGCAGTAGGCCAACCGATAGGCCAATTCTACGGTTATAAGGTAATAGGCCGTTTCGAAAGTGCAACCGATTTCTATTATAAAGATGCTAATGGCAATATACAGCAAACGGCTATCCCCGAAGGTGTGCCTATCAGCAAGACCGGGGTATGGGTAGGCGACTTGATGTTTGAGGATAAAGACGGCGATGGAAAAATTACAGAAGCAGACCGCGACTATATAGGTAATCCTGAACCTAAATTCACATTTGGTATCGGTAATACATTTACATACAAAGATTTTGATCTAACCGTCTATCTTAACGGATCTTATGGAGGCGACGTATTCAACTGGATAAGACGCTGGACTGACGATCCCCGCCAATCGACAAACGTAACCAAACGTGCAACCACTTTTGCCCGCCTGGGAGTAATCGACCCTACTCTGTCTGATGATGATTTCCGTAACGTAAGAATTATTGGAGGAGCCAGTAATATGCCTCGTCTTGCACCTTCAGATGCAAATGCAAACAACCGTGTATCGGATCGCTATATCGAGGATGGCTCTTACCTGCGTATACAGAATATTTCGTTAGGATATACATTGCCTAAGAAAATGGTGAACAAACTTCATATAGAAAATCTGAGAGTATACACCAACATACAAAATCTTCATACATTCTCTAAATATAAAGGTTATGATCCTGAGTTGGGTTCTATGTCTCAAAATGCATTATTGACAGGTATCGATAACGCCCGTTATCCATCACCGGTTATCTATACATTTGGGTTAAATGTTACGTTTTAAAAAAATTAAACAGTTATATCTGATATGAAAACTAAGAATAAAATAATAGCATGCGCTCTGACCCTTGCAGCTTCATTCACATTTTCGGGATGTAGTGATTTTCTGGACCATTCACCGGACGACAGGGTAACGCTGGAAAACTTCTTTCAGTCTCCTGAAGATTTGCGCACAGCTACAGCCCCATTATATAATAAAGTATGGTTCGACTTCAATGATAAGTTCTACTTCGGACTGGGAGAAGGCCGTTCAAACAATATGTTTGCTCCTTACTCCGATTATGTTTATCCGTTTACAACCCTTACAGAAACGTCCCTTACAGGCCCATTGGTAAGTGCATGGCAGTCATTCTATAATGTAATCGCACAGTCAAACAACACGATAAATAACATCAGGGATAAATCCAAAAATGTAACGGAGGAACAGAAAAATGAAGCAATGGCCGAGGCCCGTTTCATGAGAGGAACCGCCTACTGGTATCTGGCTTCACTTTGGCAGGATGTTATCATTATTGAAGACAATACGAAACTGATTGCCAACCCAATCGTAAACACGAATCCGAGAGCCGACGTATTTGAGTTTGCAATACGCGACCTTGAGTTTGCTGCGAAACATCTACCCGAAACATCAATTGCTTCGGGACGCCTGAACAAATACAGTGCTTTCGGAATGCTTTCACGCGTCTATCTTTCACGTGCAGGCTTATCAGACAGCCCCAATAGCGGACAACGGGATCAAACATATCTCGAGCTGGCCCGTAAAGCAGCAGAAAAGGTCATAAAAGACAGTAAATTCAGTTTGATGACCAATTATGAAGACTTGTATTATGTAAAAAACAATAATAATAGCGAATCCATGTTTGCTCTGCAATGGGTACCAAACGGTGACTATGGTGTTACCAATACCCAACAGGCTTATTTTGCAGCTTCTTCTGCCATTACAGGCGATGATGCCGCATGGGGAGGATATATGTTTGCATCGTATGATATCATAAGGACTTACGATCCTAAAGACGACATCCGCCTGAGAGCCACCTTTATGCCACGCGGGCAACATTATCCGGAGCTGAATGCTGCCGCAGGAGGTTATACTCAGGACAATACCAACCAATGTTATGTAAAGAAAGGGGTTGTTGGTACAAGTAAAGATAATGATGGAAAATCGGGCCGTATGAATTCTGCACTGAATACATATATGCTCCGTTTGGCCGAAGTATATCTGATATATGCCGAAGCCATACTGGGAGACGACGCATCTACATCCGATGCCGAAGCATTACTTTACTTCAATAAGGTAAGAGAAAGAGCCAAAATGCCTACGCTTACATCCATTACCTGGAACGACATCTTCTATGAACGCCGTATAGAACTGGCTATGGAAGGCCAATTCTGGTACGATCTGGTGCGCCGTTCATATTACAAGCAACAGGAAGTTCTGAATTATATGAACAATCAGGATCGTGCCGCACAGTATACATATGACAAAGAAACACATACCACTACTCTTGAGAATGAAGACTCGCGTCCTGTTGAAACGGCTACTGCCGCTCGCCTGAAGCTGCCTTATCCTGAATCGGAAGTTGTACAAAACAAACTTCTGAAAGAGCCTCCTGTTGCATATCAGTTTACAGAAGGTAAAATAACAGATTTGTTCAATTGATTCAATCGATAAAAATTACTGACATGAATAAAAAAGTAATTCTAAAAAATATTAGTGGGGTATATCTGGCTTTTTGCCTGTTAGCAGGCTTGGCGTTTTTCACTTCGTGTGAAGACGATGATAAATCTGACAGCAGCCCCATTACAGTGACAAGTATCCACTTATCCGACGCGGACGATGAGGTTCCGGACAGGACACTTAACTATGTACGTCTGGGTTATCTTATCCGAATCGAAGGTTCCGGCTTCACCGGAATGCAGAAGATATATATTAATGGTGTCAGCGCATATTTCAATACGACGCTGATGTCCGACAACTCTATGATCATTAAGGTCCCCAATGATGCACCTACAGTAGAGGCCACCGAAGATGTACGAAATACAATCCGCTTTGTAAAGAAAGGAACAGAATATACTTACAACTTCGATGTACGTTCGGCTGCACCGTCCATTTCCCGTATATCCCACACCATGCCGCAAGCCGGTGAAGAGATTACCATCTATGGTTCGGGATTGTATGAAATATCGAAAGTTACATTCCCGGGAGGAGTTACAGTTACAGAAGGTATAGAATCTGACAATGAGGAAGGAACTTATTGTATACTCAAAGTTCCGGCTGGTATTACCGAAGGCGGTGCTATCCTGGTAGAAGGTTCGGCGGGAGCAACTTATTCTCCTGCATATTTCAACTTTAAGAAAGGTTTGTTGCACAATTTCGATGATGTGAACAACTCAAGTTGGGGAGGTGGCCTCGTTTCAGGCAATCTGACAGATGTAATCCCGGCAGCGGGTGACGGCCCTAAATCCCAGGGAATATACCGTTCTTTCAACAAAGACAAAGAGGTTATACCTGCGCCTGCGGCAAAAGCATCTTTCTATTGGGCAAATAGTGCAGTGTGGCCTACCATACTTACCAACAGCGTAATACCTGTGACTACAGAAACATCGAAAGTAGCCGTGCAATTCGATGTATACTTTGAAGGTGCATGGAATTCGGGAACAATCAGAATGGTTATTGCCGACGGATATGGAACAGACAGGTACTGCATGCTTTATACCCCATGGCTGGTGAATGGAAAAATAACAGAATTCGAAAATCCGGGTTCATGGTACACTGTAACATTACCATTCAGCAATAGTGCTGACTTTGTAGACAAAACTTTCGAAAGTGTATTGAATGCCGTTAATGGAGCCAGTTATAAACAATGGGGACCTTGGTTCGACAATATTAAGATCGACGATATAGAACCCGAACCGACAAACGTGGTAGTTTACTTCGATAACCTACGCGTCGTTCCTCTCGAAGTTCCGGCATACAACGAGTTTGGAGATGAATAAATTTGATTATCTGGCATCAGGCTGTCCTCAAAAGATGGCCTGACAAACAGAATAAACATTAATAATAAAAGATAATTATTATGAGATATATAAAATCACTCATTCCTGCGGCACTACTCGCAATTGGCTTTCTCGCATCATCCTGCGACAATGAAAAGATGGAATGGTACAAAGATCCCAACAAAGGTGATGTTACTGTCAACGAAATACCTCTGAAATACAGCGAAAAACTGGCACTCTATAAATCACTCAAAGAATATAACAAAGAAAATGTTATACTGGGAGTCGGCATGGGAGTAGCCGAATATATGGACAATGAAACATACCGTACTTTTGTAAATGAAAATTTCGAAGCGGTTACAGCAGGCTACCACATGAAACATGGCCCGATGGTAAGCAGCAACGGGACTCTGAATTTTACACGGGTAGATAATTTCCTGAATATGCTCCCTGCTTCAATAGCTGTTTACGGACATACATTAGGCTGGCACCAGAATCAAAACGGAGATTATCTTCGCGGACTGATTGCTCCAACCATTATACCGGGTGCATCAGGAACGAACATTCTGTCGAATGGCGATTTCGAAAATGACCTTACAGGCTGGAACTCGTGGGGAAGTGGTAAGCAGAGCGTAGAAATATCTACAGAGACAAAACTCAGCGGCAATAAATCAGCAAAGGCTGTGACCAAATCAAATGCAACTAACTTATGGGATTTACAGATACAAAGCCCGTCAGTGGCCACAATTCAAGACCACCGCTACGAAATCTCATTCTATATAAAATCGGAAGGTGAAGGAGAGATGCGTGTAAACTTTGCAGGTATGAGTAATCAATATCCATATGCTAACGGAGGAGGTGCAACTGTAAAAACATCTTCTACTTGGACACGTGTGGCTTATTCCGGCGATTCATTCAAAGCTACCGGAACGTCCATGTCTTTCCAGTTCGACCTTGGTAAAGTAGGCGACATGGTTTATTATATAGACTTTGTACGCGTAGTAGACCTCGATGCCGGCAATGAACCGGTGAATGTTGTTCCGAACGGCAGTTTCGAAAGTGACTGGGGCAACTGGGTTCGCCAGAATCAAGGCGCAGGCATGTCTATCACTACAGACGAAAAGATGGATGGAACTCATTCGGCAAAAATAATAGCAAAGAGCGGATCTGCCAGTGCATGGGACTTACAACTCATCACTCCTAGCTTGGCAGTTACGGCGACTCATACATATGAATTATCTTTCTATGTGAAATCAGATGTTGCAGGACGTGGACGGATATCATTCCCGGGACAAAGCAACGAATATCCGTATATGAGCTGGACAGGAGGAAGTGCAACGGAGTATTTCTCAACAACAACTGCATGGCAACAGATTAAATGTGATGTAAAAGCAGATAACAATTCATTCAAGCTAAGCTTCGACTTCGGATATCTGCCTGATGTTACTTACTATATCGATGATGTAAAACTAGTAGATAAAGCTGGCGGCTCTTCCGGTTCTACCGAGCCAATTATTATAGAGAAAACTGCTGAAGAAAAAGCAGAAATAATAGATGCTGCCCTAAAAAACTGGATTTCCTCTATGGTTGGCCATTACAAAGAGAGAGTACACGACTGGGATGTAGTGAATGAGCCAGTAGGAGACAACGGAGAAATACGTGTAGGTGACGGCAAAGGCGACTCGGGCGATATTTTCCATTGGCAGGACTTCCTCGGCAAAGATTATGCAGTGAAAGCATTCAAATATGCAAGAGAAGCGGGGGCCGATGGCGTATTATTCATAAATGAATATGCTATTGAATCTAATACGACAAAACTGGACGGATTCCTTAAATATGTGGAATATATAGAAAGCCAAGGCGTAAAAATAGACGGATTAGGTACACAGATGCACGTCAGAGTCGGTTATACAACAAATGAAGGAATCGACAATATGTTTAAGAAACTGGCTGCCACAGGCAAGAAAATAAAAGTTTCGGAACTTGATGTACAGGTTGGCACAGCAACTCCTAGTGCAGAGCAAATGACTGCACAGTCCGACATGTTCCAGTATGTAATAGAATCATATATGAAAAATGTACCTGCAAGCCAACGCTATGGTATCACAATATGGGGTGTGACTGACGAAACAAGCTGGATTGAAAATGATGCTCCTTGCATCTGGGATGCCAAAGACGCACGTAAACCTGCGTATAAAGGCGTTGCCGACGGACTATTTGGTGAAGATGCCAGCGCAAACTGGACGTATGAAGATATTGTGAATGCAGCAAAAGAATAATAACGGTTAAATGGGTTTTAGATAATACATAGATTGTTCATTAAAAAGGGGAAAAGAGGGCGACAACCTCTACTACTCAGTTGTCTCCCTCCTCCTTTTTTCAGAGAATTAAATACCAATGAAGAAATATATCATACTGCTTTTAACGCTTGCTTTTTCATCATTTATCTTTGCTCAAAAGGGAAATACTTTTCCGCACCTTGCTAAAAGCGGAACTGTTACCCAATTGATAGTAAATGACAAACCTTTTCTTATCCTTGGCGGTGAGTTAGGCAATTCGTCGGCTGCTTCCGGTGAAGATATTGAACGTATTTTCCCGAAACTGCAACGCATGGGACTTAATACGGTTCTGGTTCCTGCATATTGGGACCTGATCGAACCCACCGAAGGCAGTTATGATTTTTCACTGGTCGACAAAGCAATTAAACAGACAAGAGAAAATGATCTGAAAATTGTATTTCTCTGGTTTGGGGCATGGAAAAACTCGATGAGTTGTTATGCACCCCTATGGTTTAAGAAAGACTACAAAAAATATCCACGTGCAAACACAAAAGCCGGGAAACCACTCGAAATAGCCAGTTCTTTTTCTGAAAATGTATATCAGGCCGACAACCGAGCTTTTTCTCAATTGATGAAATATATCGCATCCATTGACAAAGAGGAAGGTACTGTAATAATGGTACAAATAGAAAATGAGATAGGCATGCTCGAAGATGCCCGTGACTATTCGGCAGAAGCAAATAAATTATTCAACGAATCTGTTCCCGAAGTTCTGATAAATTATCTAAACAAGAATAAGAATACGCTCCACCCTCAGATGCTCGAAAAGTGGGAGAAACAAGGGTTTAAGAAAAAAGGCAACTGGCAGGAGATATTCGGTGCAGACCTCTATACCGACGAAATATTTATGGCTTGGTCATATGCCCGTTATGTGGAAAAACTGGCACAGACTGCACGCTCGATGCACAATATCCCTCTTTATGTAAACGCTGCCATGAACAGCCGCAACCGCAAACCCGGAGAATACCCATCTGCAGGGCCATTAGCCCATCTGGTAGATATCTGGCATTGCGGAGCACCAAATATAGACATTCTTGCACCCGACCTATACGATGGTTTTGTGGATTGGGTAGCTAAATATAAACTGCATAACAATCCGCTGTTTATCCCGGAAATCAAACTATCGGATAGTAACGGCGCTCAGGCCTTTTATGTCTTCGGCGAGCACGATGCTATCGGTTTTTGCCCGTTTTCCATAGAGAATGGCTCCGATTCGGAGCGTTCGCCACTAGTGCAAAGCTATGCCAAACTGCGCGAATTAATGCCATTACTGACTGAACATCAGGGTAAGAATACGATGAATGGCCTTTATTTCGATAAAGAAAACCAGAAACGTATCATATACAGGGATGACCTTAGAATAACCTGCCGCCATTTCTTCACTCTCCCGTGGGATTCACGCGCTACAGACGGGAGTAAATGGCCCGAAGGCGGCGGAATTATACTTCGGTTGGCCAAAGATGAATATATCATTGCCGGTAGCGGAATCGTAGTAGAATTTGAGAAGACAGATGAAAACAAAGCTATCGACGCCAAGGAGTTAGGCGAAGACGGATTTGCTAGTACAGGAAAAAACGACAGAAAAGAACAAATCTGGAATAGCAGTTCCAGATGCGGGATAGGCCCAGTAGACGAAATCTCCGTAAACAAAGATGGTACATTCGGTTATATCCGCCGCCTGAACGGGGATCAGACACATCAGGGACGCCATGTACGCATTGGGGTTGACGACTTTAGCATTCTTCATGTAAAATTGTACGAATATAAATAAGAGACAGGTATCAGAATGATGAAATCAGGAAAATATATAAGTATATCGTTGTACAAGGCACTGTTATTATTGGTATTAGCCATATCAATATCAGGACTACAGGCTGCTGTAAAACTTCCGCGGCTTATCAGCGACGGGATGGTATTACAACGTGACATTCCATTACAATTGTGGGGTTGGGCCTCTCCCAAAGAAACTGTTACAGTAAAATTTCTTGATAAATCATATCAGACTAAAGCCGATAAAAAGGGTGATTGGAAAATTACACTACCCGCCCAACCTGCCGGTGGGCCATATACTATACAGATAAATGACATTCAACTAAAAGATATCCTAATAGGTGATGTATGGCTTTGTTCGGGACAGTCGAATATGGAACTGCCCATACGCCGTACTCTCGATTTATATGCAGATGAAGTAAAGCAGGTAAATAACCTGATGATACGGCTATTCAGAGTCCCGATGTACTATAATTTCAGCGAAAAAGAAGCAGACTATCAGGGAGGAAACTGGAAAGCTGCCACACAGGAGAATATACTCGATTTTTCGGCTGTCGCCTACTTTTTTGCAAAAGAACTTTATAATAAATATGAAGTACCTGTTGGAATTATCAATACTGCAACCGGTGGATCGCCTGCCGAAGCGTGGATCAGCGGCAATGCATTAAAAAATTATCCGTCTCTTGAAGCCGAAGCGCAAAAATGTGCAGTACCGGGCTTTATAGAAGAAACGAGAAAACAGGAACAACAAGCAAGCAATGAATGGTACTCGGCAATGATAAAAGCAGATAAAGGTATCGGAGAATGGCATAAGAAGAACATCGACACATCGGGATGGAACGACTATTATCTGCCGGGATTATGGAAAGATAAAGGCATGGATGTGAAAAACGCAGTGATCTGGCTTCGTAAAGAGTTTGAGGAGGCAAAAGAGGATGAAGGAAAATCTGCTACCCTGCGCCTGGGATATATTATCGACTCCGATTCTGCCTTTGTAAACGGAACATTTGTGGGTACAACTGGTTATCAGTATCCGCCGCGTATATACCGGATCCCCGAAGGAACATTAATAGCAGGCAAAAACACTGTTGCAATAAGAATAGTAACAAATGAATGGGGAGGTATAAAAGAAGATAAGCCCTATAAAGTGATCATAGGGAATAAGGAGACAGACCTTACCGGAGAGTGGAAATACCGTATCGGGACTGAATTACCTCCTTCCCCGCCAAATACATTTTTTCAGTACAAACCGATGGGATTGTATAACGGGATGATTTCACCCGCAACAAATTATAAAGTAAAAGGGATATTGTGGTATCAGGGAGAATCAAATACAAGCAGGGCAAAAGAATACAGAACTTTATTCCCCGACCTTATCAATGATTGGAGAGAACAAAGGAATGAGCCGCAATTGCCTTTCATATATGCGCAGCTTCCCGAACTTAACAGGCCGTGGAAGCAACCTGTCGAAAGTGGAATGGCTGAACTCAGGGAGGCTCAACGACTGGCTTTGTCTCTACCCTATACGGGCATGGCTGTAACACTCGGCTTCGGAGAATGGAATGATATTCATCCTTTAAATAAAAGAGATGTAGCCAACCGTCTGGCACTGGAAGCAAAGCGTATAGCCTATGGCGAGAACATTGTCAGTACAGGCCCGCAACTGGAAAATATGCAGATTGAAGGAAATGCGGTCATCCTCACATTCGATTCTGTAGGTGAAGGTCTGTATTCCAACAGTATAATCAATGGCTTTACTATTGCCGGAGCAGATAAGAAATATGTATGGGCGGAAGCCGCTATTTTAAATAAGAATCAGGTAAAAGTATGGAGCAATCAGATACAAAATCCCGTATCGGTAAGATATGCGTGGGCGGATAATCCCGAAGGTGCTAACCTGAAAAACAAAGAAGGATTGCCTGCTTCACCATTCGAGGCCGAGTAATAAGAAACTGTTTAAATTTTAATCAATGAAGTATTTTGAATCTAAAACGGCTCTTATCTTGTCAGAAATTTTATCGTTTAGCCCGCTAAACTCAAAAGTTTTGACTTCGAAACAGCTCGTTTTATCCTTCAAAATCATATTCTTGAAAAATTTAAACAGATTCTAAGAAAACAATAAAAAAACAACATAAAATGGAACTAAGAGAACAAACTCATACCGAGTCCAAAGGCTTTTACAAACTATCACTACTGCAACGTATTGGTTTCGGTTCAGGCGATTTAGCTCAGAACCTTATCTATCAGACAGTTGCTCAATACCTTCTTCTTTTCTATACGAACGTTTAC
Protein-coding sequences here:
- a CDS encoding TonB-dependent receptor; translation: MRNARIFKSLRLLFLFFLIPALAFSQNISINGVVKDASGDGLPGVAISEIGTSNGTLTDIDGKFTLTVSSKGKIKVSMIGFQAQEINVSGKTSFNIVLEEDTKLLDEVVVVGYGQMKRTDLTGSVVSVSSDAISKSVTTSVDQVLQGRAAGVQVTQNSGMPGGGSSIRIRGTNSINSSNEPIFVIDGVVIDGNTDSGSENALSSINPADILSMDILKDASATAIYGSRGANGVIIITTKRGESGTPRITYDGYVGMQTMPKKLDLLNLQEFAYHKNERTRIMGHPMDDSFIRPDLLGEGTDWQDELFRTAVMHNHNLSVSGGTSKMTYAFGAGYLNQEGIALGSGFERFSLRGNIDAEVKSWLKMGVNFAVNNSKQNITVSDDNLINIALQQTPNVAARNPDGSYGGPDTDEFVQTNPVGLAMLKDNRNEKSGFRSNIYAEATIIDGLTLKTEFSSDINNTNVYKFTPSYEFGAIKNEVRESERSKSYSKFWAWRNIATYNKTVAEKHAINVMLGQEMQESKWDYLWGYRKGFITNNANDLDAGDATTAKANNSSGINSLMSYFGRAFYSFDDRYLLTATLRRDGSSRFADGNRWGWFPSAALAWKISNESFLKENKTINNMKFRLGWGKVGNENIQNYGYTSTMSSVATIWGTGLLSGNTANPDLQWETTSSVNVGFDLNLFRNRIELIVEWYNKETDNLLLLMPLPAYVGTSGQGSTTPPWVNIGSIRNRGFEVTLNTFNIDKKDFSWKSNFVFSSNRNKVLSLDMESSIVDATMSRGSETSIITRTAVGQPIGQFYGYKVIGRFESATDFYYKDANGNIQQTAIPEGVPISKTGVWVGDLMFEDKDGDGKITEADRDYIGNPEPKFTFGIGNTFTYKDFDLTVYLNGSYGGDVFNWIRRWTDDPRQSTNVTKRATTFARLGVIDPTLSDDDFRNVRIIGGASNMPRLAPSDANANNRVSDRYIEDGSYLRIQNISLGYTLPKKMVNKLHIENLRVYTNIQNLHTFSKYKGYDPELGSMSQNALLTGIDNARYPSPVIYTFGLNVTF
- a CDS encoding glycan-binding surface protein, whose protein sequence is MNKKVILKNISGVYLAFCLLAGLAFFTSCEDDDKSDSSPITVTSIHLSDADDEVPDRTLNYVRLGYLIRIEGSGFTGMQKIYINGVSAYFNTTLMSDNSMIIKVPNDAPTVEATEDVRNTIRFVKKGTEYTYNFDVRSAAPSISRISHTMPQAGEEITIYGSGLYEISKVTFPGGVTVTEGIESDNEEGTYCILKVPAGITEGGAILVEGSAGATYSPAYFNFKKGLLHNFDDVNNSSWGGGLVSGNLTDVIPAAGDGPKSQGIYRSFNKDKEVIPAPAAKASFYWANSAVWPTILTNSVIPVTTETSKVAVQFDVYFEGAWNSGTIRMVIADGYGTDRYCMLYTPWLVNGKITEFENPGSWYTVTLPFSNSADFVDKTFESVLNAVNGASYKQWGPWFDNIKIDDIEPEPTNVVVYFDNLRVVPLEVPAYNEFGDE
- a CDS encoding RagB/SusD family nutrient uptake outer membrane protein; its protein translation is MKTKNKIIACALTLAASFTFSGCSDFLDHSPDDRVTLENFFQSPEDLRTATAPLYNKVWFDFNDKFYFGLGEGRSNNMFAPYSDYVYPFTTLTETSLTGPLVSAWQSFYNVIAQSNNTINNIRDKSKNVTEEQKNEAMAEARFMRGTAYWYLASLWQDVIIIEDNTKLIANPIVNTNPRADVFEFAIRDLEFAAKHLPETSIASGRLNKYSAFGMLSRVYLSRAGLSDSPNSGQRDQTYLELARKAAEKVIKDSKFSLMTNYEDLYYVKNNNNSESMFALQWVPNGDYGVTNTQQAYFAASSAITGDDAAWGGYMFASYDIIRTYDPKDDIRLRATFMPRGQHYPELNAAAGGYTQDNTNQCYVKKGVVGTSKDNDGKSGRMNSALNTYMLRLAEVYLIYAEAILGDDASTSDAEALLYFNKVRERAKMPTLTSITWNDIFYERRIELAMEGQFWYDLVRRSYYKQQEVLNYMNNQDRAAQYTYDKETHTTTLENEDSRPVETATAARLKLPYPESEVVQNKLLKEPPVAYQFTEGKITDLFN